A window of Exiguobacterium sp. FSL W8-0210 contains these coding sequences:
- the hslO gene encoding Hsp33 family molecular chaperone HslO, which yields MKREELLAQLKDDYLVRALGFNGEVRAFAIRSTKTVYEAQLRHQTTPVVTAALGRTLTIGAMMGTMQKGDTRVTLKVEGDGPIGKIIVDADAKGVVRGYVSRPRVEMDTYVNADGLTKLKVGEAVGRGNISVIKDLGLRDFVGGQSPIQTGEISEDFTYYFAVSEQSPSVVGAGVLVYPEDESVIAAGGLIVQLMPGASEETIAALEKRVGALKPISILVGEEKTPEEMLELVLGDYEHLDTIPVSFECTCDRDKLATAIIALGPDEIQAMIDEDGGAEAVCHFCSEHYHYDVPELEELREKSLERA from the coding sequence ATGAAACGTGAAGAATTATTAGCACAATTAAAAGATGACTATTTAGTACGGGCGTTAGGCTTCAATGGAGAAGTCCGTGCGTTTGCAATCCGTTCGACGAAGACGGTCTATGAAGCACAACTGCGCCACCAGACGACACCTGTCGTCACAGCAGCGCTCGGTCGGACACTGACGATCGGTGCAATGATGGGTACGATGCAAAAAGGCGATACACGTGTCACATTAAAAGTCGAAGGCGATGGACCGATTGGGAAAATCATCGTCGATGCCGACGCAAAAGGTGTCGTACGTGGATATGTGAGTCGTCCCCGCGTCGAGATGGATACGTATGTCAATGCAGATGGTCTGACGAAACTAAAAGTCGGTGAAGCGGTCGGTCGCGGAAACATCTCTGTCATCAAAGACCTCGGGTTGCGTGACTTCGTCGGTGGTCAATCGCCGATTCAAACAGGTGAGATCAGCGAAGACTTCACGTATTACTTCGCTGTATCGGAACAAAGCCCATCGGTCGTTGGGGCTGGCGTTCTCGTTTATCCAGAAGACGAATCAGTCATCGCAGCAGGTGGCTTGATCGTTCAATTGATGCCAGGTGCATCGGAAGAGACGATTGCAGCACTCGAAAAACGTGTTGGAGCCCTAAAACCGATCTCGATTCTCGTCGGTGAGGAAAAAACACCAGAAGAAATGTTAGAACTCGTTCTCGGTGACTATGAACATCTTGATACGATTCCAGTATCATTCGAATGTACGTGTGACCGTGACAAATTAGCGACAGCGATCATCGCTCTTGGACCAGATGAGATTCAAGCGATGATTGATGAAGATGGTGGTGCGGAAGCTGTTTGTCACTTCTGTTCAGAGCATTATCACTATGATGTTCCAGAATTAGAGGAACTTCGCGAAAAATCACTCGAAAGAGCATAA
- the ftsH gene encoding ATP-dependent zinc metalloprotease FtsH has translation MNRAVKNTLVFGVIFLALILFLQYLQSPVNKSKEINYTQFVESVEKGEIKTATFQYEGQTYNVTGDLREKDSTYETVVPAVDTELTDLYTQLRSQGVKLDFKAAETNGGWIALLTTIVPFIIIFILFFFLINQAQGGGGGGRVMNFGKSKARLYDTEKKKITFDDVAGADEEKQELVEVVEFLKDPRKFAKLGARIPKGVLLVGPPGTGKTLLARAAAGEAGVPFFSISGSDFVEMFVGVGASRVRDLFENAKKNAPCIIFIDEIDAVGRQRGAGLGGGHDEREQTLNQLLVEMDGFSENEGIIMIAATNRADILDPALLRPGRFDRQITVDRPDVVGREAVLKVHARNKPLDSTVDLKAIAQRTPGFSGADLENLLNEAALVAARADRDKVSIVDLEEAIDRVIAGPAKKSRIISPKEKKIVAWHEAGHTIIGVTLDDADEVHKVTIVPRGNAGGYVVMLPKEDRYFMTKPELEDKITGLLGGRVAEDIVFGEVSTGASNDFQRATGLARKMVMEFGMSEKLGPLQFGSGQSGNVFLGRDFQNEQNYSDAIAHEIDTEIQAIINRCYQKAKDILTEKRDQLDLIATTLLEVETLDQKQIHHLLETGEYKKHEPEATTPKAEEKAPESTDATVDQPTESPTQMGSVVDEGKNVDTDTPDTPRRDDQV, from the coding sequence ATGAACCGAGCAGTGAAGAATACCCTCGTGTTTGGGGTCATTTTTCTAGCTTTGATCTTGTTTCTGCAATACTTGCAGAGTCCAGTGAACAAAAGCAAAGAAATCAATTACACACAGTTTGTCGAGTCTGTTGAAAAAGGTGAAATCAAGACGGCTACCTTCCAATATGAAGGGCAGACGTATAATGTGACAGGAGATTTGCGTGAAAAAGATTCAACGTATGAGACGGTCGTACCGGCTGTTGATACGGAACTAACGGATCTCTATACGCAACTCAGAAGCCAAGGAGTCAAATTGGACTTCAAGGCAGCAGAAACGAATGGTGGTTGGATCGCGTTACTGACGACGATCGTTCCATTCATCATCATCTTCATCCTCTTCTTCTTCTTGATTAATCAAGCACAAGGTGGCGGTGGTGGCGGTCGCGTCATGAACTTCGGGAAATCGAAGGCACGCCTCTATGATACAGAGAAGAAAAAGATCACGTTTGATGATGTAGCCGGCGCAGACGAGGAGAAACAAGAACTCGTCGAAGTCGTCGAATTCTTGAAAGATCCGCGTAAATTCGCGAAACTCGGTGCCCGTATTCCAAAAGGGGTCCTCCTCGTAGGTCCTCCAGGTACAGGTAAGACGTTGCTCGCACGTGCCGCAGCTGGTGAAGCTGGCGTACCATTCTTCTCGATTTCAGGTTCTGACTTCGTTGAGATGTTCGTTGGTGTCGGGGCATCGCGTGTCCGTGACTTGTTCGAAAACGCGAAGAAAAATGCACCATGTATCATCTTCATCGATGAAATCGATGCTGTTGGTCGTCAACGGGGCGCAGGTCTCGGTGGTGGACACGATGAGCGTGAGCAAACATTGAACCAACTTCTCGTTGAGATGGATGGATTCAGTGAAAACGAAGGCATCATCATGATCGCAGCAACGAACCGTGCTGATATTCTTGACCCAGCCTTACTCCGTCCAGGTCGTTTTGACCGTCAAATCACGGTTGACCGTCCAGATGTCGTCGGTCGTGAAGCAGTCTTGAAAGTTCACGCGCGGAACAAACCACTTGATTCAACGGTTGATTTGAAAGCCATCGCACAACGAACACCTGGATTCTCAGGTGCGGATCTTGAAAACCTTCTAAACGAAGCAGCACTTGTTGCCGCTCGTGCAGATCGTGATAAAGTCTCAATCGTTGACCTCGAAGAAGCGATTGACCGCGTCATTGCTGGACCAGCGAAGAAGAGCCGGATCATCTCGCCGAAAGAGAAAAAGATCGTCGCATGGCACGAAGCTGGACATACGATCATCGGTGTCACGCTCGACGATGCGGATGAAGTACACAAGGTAACAATCGTTCCTCGCGGAAACGCGGGCGGATATGTCGTCATGTTGCCAAAAGAAGATCGTTACTTCATGACGAAGCCGGAACTCGAAGATAAGATTACTGGATTGCTCGGTGGTCGCGTCGCAGAGGACATCGTCTTCGGAGAAGTCTCGACTGGGGCAAGCAATGACTTCCAGCGTGCGACAGGTCTTGCACGGAAAATGGTCATGGAGTTCGGGATGAGTGAAAAACTCGGACCACTTCAATTCGGATCAGGTCAAAGCGGTAACGTCTTCCTCGGCCGTGATTTCCAAAACGAACAGAATTACTCGGATGCAATCGCACACGAGATCGATACGGAAATCCAAGCGATCATCAACCGCTGTTACCAAAAAGCGAAAGATATCCTGACTGAGAAGCGCGATCAGCTCGACTTGATTGCAACGACGTTGCTTGAAGTTGAAACACTTGATCAAAAACAAATTCACCATCTCCTAGAGACAGGCGAATACAAAAAACATGAACCAGAAGCAACGACTCCAAAAGCAGAAGAGAAAGCACCGGAATCGACAGATGCAACTGTTGATCAACCGACAGAGTCTCCAACGCAAATGGGTTCAGTCGTTGACGAAGGGAAAAATGTAGATACGGATACACCAGATACGCCGCGTCGCGACGATCAAGTGTAA
- the folB gene encoding dihydroneopterin aldolase — protein sequence MDRIHVTGMRFYGYHGVFAEETKLGQRFNVDLSIGLALAEAGRTDDLTKSVNYAELYEATKRVVEGEPLQLVEALADRIAKAVFALDERIQEASIKVIKPDPPIAGHYEHVAVEINRLREDYA from the coding sequence ATGGATCGAATTCATGTAACAGGCATGCGTTTTTATGGGTATCACGGTGTATTCGCAGAAGAGACGAAACTCGGTCAACGCTTCAATGTCGATTTATCGATCGGACTTGCATTGGCAGAAGCCGGTCGGACGGATGATTTGACGAAAAGTGTCAATTACGCCGAATTGTATGAAGCGACGAAACGTGTCGTCGAAGGAGAACCGCTCCAACTCGTCGAAGCCTTGGCGGACCGTATTGCAAAAGCAGTTTTTGCGTTGGATGAACGAATTCAAGAAGCGTCGATCAAGGTCATCAAGCCGGATCCGCCAATTGCCGGTCATTATGAACATGTGGCGGTCGAAATCAATCGCCTTCGGGAGGACTATGCATGA
- the folP gene encoding dihydropteroate synthase — translation MTYIMGILNVTPDSFSDGGQYVDVEQAMRQARQLVADGADAIDVGGESTRPGAAFVSVEEELARVLPIIKRIKRELNVLVSIDTYKPVVAEAAIEAGADIINDVWGSKWGDRSMVNVAAQYKVPIILMHNRETAHGTDMLAEVRADLEESIRLAKQAGVAEEHIWLDPGIGFMKTHEENLYLMRHLSIVTDFGYPVLLGTSRKSMIGLALGLPTEERLEGTIATVCYGIQQGCDWMRVHDVKEVKRAAQMMDIMLAATKGE, via the coding sequence ATGACTTACATCATGGGTATCTTGAACGTGACACCGGACTCCTTTTCGGACGGTGGACAATATGTCGATGTCGAGCAAGCGATGCGGCAAGCGCGTCAGCTCGTCGCGGATGGAGCAGATGCGATCGATGTCGGTGGAGAATCAACACGACCGGGGGCAGCATTCGTATCAGTCGAAGAAGAACTCGCCCGTGTTTTACCGATCATCAAGCGCATCAAACGAGAGCTGAACGTCCTCGTATCGATCGATACGTACAAACCGGTCGTCGCAGAGGCTGCTATTGAAGCGGGAGCAGATATCATCAACGATGTTTGGGGCTCGAAGTGGGGCGACCGTTCGATGGTCAACGTTGCTGCGCAGTATAAAGTACCCATCATTTTGATGCATAACCGGGAGACGGCGCATGGGACAGATATGCTGGCAGAAGTCCGGGCTGACCTTGAGGAATCCATTCGGTTAGCAAAACAGGCAGGGGTAGCGGAAGAACACATTTGGCTCGACCCTGGGATTGGATTCATGAAGACGCATGAAGAGAACTTGTACCTGATGCGTCATCTATCGATCGTAACGGACTTCGGGTATCCGGTTTTACTCGGGACATCCCGTAAATCGATGATCGGACTCGCGCTCGGATTACCGACAGAAGAACGACTCGAAGGAACGATTGCGACGGTGTGTTACGGGATTCAACAAGGATGTGACTGGATGCGTGTGCATGACGTCAAAGAAGTCAAACGGGCAGCGCAGATGATGGACATCATGTTGGCTGCGACGAAGGGGGAATAA
- the folK gene encoding 2-amino-4-hydroxy-6-hydroxymethyldihydropteridine diphosphokinase has translation MKQAYIALGSNIGDKAAHLKVAIARLRALPSVHDVKTSSIYETVPVGYLDQDLFYNMVVAIQTTDEASVLLGRLQEIEQLEGRERLFKNGPRTLDLDILLYEEERIDLEGLTVPHPRMQERAFVLAPLRELAATCVIPGLGQSVEQLYQQLPETERNGVRRLGGLLEAEEQ, from the coding sequence ATGAAGCAAGCTTACATTGCACTCGGCTCGAACATCGGCGATAAAGCGGCTCACTTAAAAGTAGCGATTGCTCGCCTGAGAGCATTACCGTCCGTTCATGATGTGAAGACCTCTTCCATTTATGAGACGGTACCTGTCGGATATCTCGATCAGGATTTATTCTATAATATGGTCGTCGCAATTCAAACGACGGATGAGGCATCTGTCTTACTTGGGCGACTGCAGGAAATTGAACAGCTAGAAGGACGCGAGCGTCTGTTCAAAAATGGACCACGAACGCTTGACTTAGATATTTTGCTATATGAGGAAGAACGCATTGATCTCGAAGGATTAACCGTTCCGCATCCGCGGATGCAAGAGCGGGCATTCGTCCTCGCACCATTACGTGAACTCGCAGCAACATGCGTCATACCCGGTCTTGGACAAAGCGTCGAGCAGTTGTATCAGCAGTTACCAGAGACAGAACGAAACGGTGTACGACGGTTAGGTGGGCTTTTAGAAGCGGAGGAACAATAA
- the dusB gene encoding tRNA dihydrouridine synthase DusB, whose translation MEFNIGDVKLKNQVILAPMAGVCNPAFRLIAKEFGAGLVCAEMVSDKGILYENERTLQMLYVDEREKPLSLQIYGGSKETLVQAARYVEANTNADIIDINMGCPVPKVTKSDAGAKWLLDPDKVYEMVHAVTQAIDKPVTVKMRTGWDSHHIYCVDNVKAAEAGGAKAVAIHGRTRSQKYEGVADWNIIGKAKKAVNIPIIGNGDVQTPQDAKRMIDEIGVDGVMIGRAALGNPWMLYQTIQYLESGTLPAEPTAREKIDICLLHATRLVALKGEELAVREMRTHVAWYLKGMKGNGRVRNALFNIDTHAGLVELLQQYLQTLEEDVAYA comes from the coding sequence ATGGAATTTAACATTGGTGATGTCAAACTGAAGAATCAAGTCATCTTGGCACCGATGGCAGGCGTCTGTAATCCGGCGTTTCGGTTAATTGCAAAGGAATTCGGTGCGGGACTCGTCTGTGCGGAGATGGTCAGCGATAAAGGGATCTTGTACGAGAACGAACGAACGCTTCAGATGCTGTACGTAGATGAACGGGAAAAACCGCTCAGCCTTCAAATCTATGGCGGTTCAAAAGAGACACTCGTTCAAGCGGCACGATATGTCGAGGCGAACACGAATGCCGATATCATTGACATCAACATGGGCTGTCCGGTCCCGAAAGTCACGAAAAGTGATGCTGGAGCGAAATGGTTGCTTGATCCGGATAAGGTATATGAGATGGTCCATGCGGTGACGCAAGCGATCGATAAACCCGTTACTGTTAAGATGCGGACCGGCTGGGACAGTCATCACATCTATTGTGTTGATAATGTCAAAGCGGCAGAAGCGGGTGGTGCGAAAGCCGTTGCCATCCACGGGCGGACACGTTCGCAAAAGTATGAAGGGGTCGCAGACTGGAACATCATTGGCAAAGCGAAAAAAGCGGTCAACATTCCGATCATCGGAAATGGAGATGTTCAGACGCCGCAAGATGCAAAGCGGATGATTGATGAGATCGGCGTCGACGGTGTCATGATCGGACGGGCAGCTCTCGGGAACCCGTGGATGTTGTATCAGACGATCCAGTATCTCGAATCAGGAACGCTTCCAGCAGAACCGACGGCGCGTGAGAAGATTGATATCTGTCTCTTACACGCCACACGACTAGTCGCGCTAAAGGGAGAAGAACTCGCCGTACGCGAAATGCGGACACATGTCGCCTGGTATTTGAAAGGAATGAAGGGGAACGGTCGCGTTCGCAATGCGTTATTCAATATCGACACACACGCAGGACTCGTCGAACTGTTACAGCAGTACTTGCAGACACTCGAAGAAGACGTAGCATATGCCTAA
- a CDS encoding aminotransferase class IV: MYLWHDGTIKREEEVRISPLDHGFVYGMGVFETFRTYNGHPFLFDDHIERLRMSCVALGIQLAYDREALRQAIQDLYAAYEANDLYIRLNVSAGPREIGLSIDPYDTPTVLIYAKPIAPRKRAERALETIRLPRSTPETTYRLKSHHYMNNLVAKRQLFNPEAEGLFLTKEGHVCEGITSNIFWRYGSTWYTSSLETGALNGITRQFLMQHVPVEERLAYLPQLEEADEIIYTNSVQEAVAISSLDGRPFPGINGTGYAQIMTLFDQSVEQVTTRREQR; this comes from the coding sequence ATGTATCTCTGGCATGACGGAACCATTAAACGAGAAGAAGAAGTACGCATCTCCCCGCTCGATCACGGATTCGTCTACGGGATGGGTGTATTCGAGACGTTTCGGACCTATAACGGACATCCGTTTTTGTTCGATGATCATATTGAACGCTTACGGATGAGTTGTGTCGCACTCGGAATCCAGCTAGCATATGATCGGGAAGCCTTACGGCAAGCGATCCAAGATTTATATGCAGCATATGAGGCGAACGATTTATACATTCGGTTGAACGTCTCGGCTGGTCCACGCGAGATTGGTTTATCAATCGATCCTTACGATACGCCGACCGTGTTGATCTATGCGAAACCAATCGCTCCGCGAAAACGGGCGGAACGTGCACTCGAGACGATTCGTTTACCGCGCAGTACGCCGGAGACGACTTACCGCTTGAAGTCACATCATTACATGAACAATCTAGTGGCGAAACGACAATTGTTCAATCCGGAAGCAGAAGGGCTGTTTTTAACGAAGGAAGGTCATGTCTGTGAGGGCATTACGTCAAACATCTTTTGGCGTTACGGAAGTACATGGTATACGTCATCGCTTGAAACCGGTGCACTGAACGGGATTACCCGTCAGTTTCTCATGCAACATGTACCGGTCGAAGAACGCTTGGCTTATTTACCGCAGCTCGAAGAAGCAGATGAGATCATCTATACGAATTCCGTTCAGGAAGCGGTCGCGATTTCGTCACTTGACGGACGCCCTTTCCCTGGAATCAACGGAACAGGATATGCACAAATCATGACGCTGTTCGATCAATCCGTCGAACAGGTGACGACAAGGAGAGAACAACGATGA
- a CDS encoding anthranilate synthase component II, whose amino-acid sequence MIVLIDNYDSFTYNLVQYFGELGQDIRVFRNDAITLAEIEALQPDHLVISPGPCTPNEAGISLEAIAYFAGKVPILGVCLGHQAIGQVFGGKVVRAKELMHGKVSPLTHDGQGIFERIPQATPVTRYHSLVVERETFPEVLEVTAEAGREIMALRHRTLPILGVQFHPEAILTRDGKQMLKNFLELTHYVSLA is encoded by the coding sequence ATGATTGTATTGATTGATAACTATGATTCCTTTACGTACAACTTAGTCCAGTATTTCGGCGAACTTGGGCAAGACATCCGGGTATTTCGCAACGACGCGATCACGCTTGCGGAAATCGAAGCGTTACAACCGGATCATCTGGTCATCTCACCGGGCCCCTGTACACCGAATGAAGCGGGGATCAGTCTAGAAGCGATTGCTTATTTTGCTGGAAAGGTGCCGATACTAGGGGTCTGCTTAGGTCATCAAGCGATTGGGCAAGTATTCGGTGGTAAAGTCGTCCGCGCGAAGGAATTGATGCACGGAAAAGTCTCGCCACTGACGCATGACGGACAAGGCATCTTTGAACGGATACCACAAGCGACGCCGGTGACACGTTATCACTCGCTCGTCGTTGAACGCGAGACATTCCCGGAAGTGCTCGAAGTGACGGCGGAAGCCGGTAGAGAGATCATGGCACTCCGTCACCGGACGTTGCCGATTCTCGGTGTCCAGTTCCATCCGGAAGCGATTTTGACGCGAGACGGTAAGCAGATGTTAAAAAATTTCTTGGAGTTGACGCATTATGTATCTCTGGCATGA
- a CDS encoding anthranilate synthase component I family protein, which produces MRQTKYKAVPWTKEQFYNRYVEQTNGTTGHVWLESGRIGRYTMAATRPVGYVRTKDGTTTIETDGKVETSTANPFDVLEQLRVDRESVRPDGMPPFFGGFAGYVSYDAVRYLEKLTEQAMDDLQTPDLSFYWYDEVAVFDEETKQLFIAVTRDTAEEAERVLETEVARWCIETDAPRFTATGSSGERERAFGQEAFMTAAHRIKSYIEDGDVFQVNLSVRQQEPLGTTAEHLYDVLRQVNPSPYMGYFADEDLTLVSASPELLVEKIGDALATRPIAGTRPRGKDEAEDLRLAKTLLDNEKERAEHVMLVDLERNDLGRVSRYGTVHVDELMVIEKYSHVQHIVSNVRGEVAPEHSGSQVLAAMFPGGTITGAPKIRTMEIIEELEPVRRGIYTGSLGFISWADDVIFNILIRTLVAKDGMAYVQAGAGVVTDSDAAREYEESLSKAKALWVTKETAEGTQ; this is translated from the coding sequence ATGCGACAGACGAAATACAAAGCAGTACCATGGACGAAAGAACAATTCTACAATCGATATGTTGAACAGACGAATGGCACAACGGGACACGTCTGGCTCGAAAGCGGTCGAATCGGCCGGTATACGATGGCGGCGACTCGTCCTGTCGGATACGTCCGGACAAAAGACGGAACGACGACGATTGAGACAGATGGAAAAGTCGAGACATCGACGGCGAATCCGTTTGATGTACTCGAACAGCTCCGCGTCGACCGTGAATCAGTCCGACCGGATGGAATGCCACCGTTCTTTGGTGGGTTTGCCGGATACGTCAGTTATGATGCCGTCCGTTATTTAGAAAAGCTAACGGAACAAGCGATGGATGATCTGCAAACACCCGATCTATCATTTTACTGGTACGATGAAGTCGCCGTGTTTGATGAGGAAACGAAGCAGTTGTTCATTGCCGTGACACGAGACACGGCAGAAGAAGCAGAGCGAGTTCTTGAAACGGAAGTCGCGCGTTGGTGCATCGAGACGGATGCACCTCGATTTACAGCGACTGGTTCATCAGGTGAGCGAGAACGGGCTTTCGGGCAGGAAGCGTTCATGACAGCAGCACACCGGATTAAATCCTATATTGAGGACGGTGACGTTTTCCAAGTTAATTTGTCCGTCCGTCAACAAGAACCGCTTGGGACGACAGCGGAACATTTGTATGATGTATTACGACAAGTCAATCCTTCTCCATACATGGGTTACTTTGCGGATGAAGATTTAACACTCGTGTCTGCCTCACCCGAGTTGCTCGTCGAAAAAATCGGTGATGCGTTAGCGACACGTCCGATTGCCGGAACACGGCCGCGCGGGAAGGATGAAGCGGAGGATTTACGACTTGCGAAAACCTTACTCGATAATGAAAAAGAACGGGCAGAGCATGTGATGCTCGTTGATTTAGAGCGGAATGATTTAGGACGCGTCAGTCGTTATGGTACGGTTCATGTCGATGAGCTGATGGTGATCGAAAAATACTCGCACGTACAACACATCGTCTCAAACGTCAGAGGGGAAGTAGCTCCGGAACACTCGGGGAGTCAGGTGCTCGCTGCGATGTTCCCAGGTGGTACGATCACTGGCGCACCAAAAATCCGGACGATGGAAATCATTGAAGAACTGGAGCCGGTCCGGCGCGGTATCTATACTGGGTCGCTTGGCTTCATCAGTTGGGCGGATGATGTCATTTTCAACATCTTGATCCGGACACTCGTCGCAAAAGACGGGATGGCATATGTTCAAGCAGGTGCTGGAGTCGTCACAGATTCGGACGCAGCACGTGAATACGAAGAGTCACTTAGTAAAGCCAAAGCGTTATGGGTGACAAAAGAAACAGCGGAGGGAACGCAATGA
- the cysK gene encoding cysteine synthase A, whose translation MRIANSVLDLVGRTPIVKLHHLTGPEDADVYLKLEYMNPGSSVKDRIALSMIEAAEEAGQLKEGDTIIEPTSGNTGIGLAMVASAKGYRAILVMPETMSMERRTLLRAYGAELILTPGPEGMKGAIARATAEAEEHGYFMPQQFNNGANPVVHEKTTGPEIVEAFEGMQLDAFIAGIGTGGTITGAGKVLRDAFQGIEIIAVEPTDSPVLSGGKPGPHKLQGIGAGFVPSILDTEIYDGVEQITTEEAFDHARRAAKTNGVLGGISSGAAIAAALKTAKRLGKGKNVLAIIPSNGERYLSTPLYQIEEEADQSK comes from the coding sequence ATGCGTATTGCGAATTCAGTATTAGATTTAGTCGGTCGGACCCCGATCGTCAAGTTACATCATCTAACGGGTCCTGAGGATGCAGATGTGTATCTGAAATTGGAGTACATGAACCCTGGATCAAGCGTAAAAGACCGGATCGCGCTATCTATGATTGAGGCCGCAGAAGAAGCGGGTCAACTCAAAGAAGGAGACACGATCATCGAGCCGACGAGTGGAAACACAGGGATCGGACTAGCGATGGTCGCTTCGGCGAAAGGATATCGCGCCATCCTCGTCATGCCAGAAACGATGAGCATGGAGCGCCGGACGTTGCTTCGCGCCTATGGTGCGGAATTGATTCTGACTCCGGGTCCTGAAGGGATGAAGGGTGCGATCGCTCGCGCGACAGCGGAAGCGGAAGAACACGGTTACTTCATGCCGCAACAATTCAATAACGGTGCTAATCCAGTCGTCCATGAAAAAACGACAGGTCCTGAAATCGTCGAAGCGTTCGAAGGCATGCAACTCGATGCGTTCATCGCGGGAATTGGAACGGGCGGAACGATCACCGGTGCTGGTAAAGTGTTACGCGATGCTTTCCAAGGTATTGAAATCATTGCCGTCGAACCAACGGATTCACCGGTCTTATCAGGTGGTAAACCGGGACCACACAAACTGCAAGGAATCGGTGCTGGGTTCGTGCCGTCGATTCTCGATACAGAGATTTATGATGGTGTTGAGCAAATCACGACGGAAGAAGCATTCGATCACGCACGCCGAGCAGCGAAGACGAATGGTGTCTTAGGTGGTATCTCGTCAGGTGCTGCGATTGCAGCGGCGCTCAAGACAGCGAAACGTCTCGGTAAAGGGAAAAACGTTCTCGCAATCATTCCTTCGAATGGGGAGCGGTACTTAAGTACACCGCTGTATCAAATCGAGGAAGAAGCAGACCAATCGAAGTAA
- a CDS encoding type III pantothenate kinase, translated as MILVIDVGNTNIVLGVYQGQELIEHWRIATDRTRTTDEYGMLVKALFRDAELNVEEIEGIVLSSVVPPVVFPLENMCVRYFKRRPFLIGPGIKTGLDLKVDNPREVGADRIVNAVAATAKYEGPMIIVDFGTATTYCYIDAQKRYYGGIISPGVMVATEALYNKAAKLPRIEIAKPQSAIGRNTIHAMQSGTYFGYVAQVDGLVHRMKEEMGEAKVIATGGLARLISEESTMIEVVDPFLTLDGLRIIYERNK; from the coding sequence ATGATTTTAGTCATCGATGTCGGAAATACGAATATCGTCTTAGGTGTCTATCAAGGACAAGAGTTGATTGAGCATTGGCGGATTGCGACAGACCGAACACGGACGACGGACGAATACGGTATGCTCGTCAAAGCGTTGTTCCGTGACGCAGAGCTAAACGTGGAAGAAATCGAGGGAATCGTGTTATCATCTGTCGTACCCCCCGTCGTGTTTCCGCTAGAAAATATGTGTGTGCGTTACTTTAAACGCCGTCCGTTCTTGATTGGACCAGGAATCAAGACAGGACTGGATTTAAAAGTCGATAATCCACGGGAAGTGGGAGCCGATCGAATCGTCAACGCAGTAGCGGCGACGGCGAAATACGAGGGACCGATGATCATCGTCGATTTCGGAACAGCGACGACGTATTGTTACATCGATGCACAAAAACGGTATTACGGCGGCATCATCTCACCCGGTGTGATGGTTGCAACCGAGGCACTCTATAATAAGGCAGCAAAATTGCCACGAATCGAAATCGCGAAACCGCAGTCAGCCATCGGACGGAATACGATTCATGCGATGCAGTCGGGGACCTATTTCGGATATGTGGCACAGGTGGACGGACTCGTTCACCGGATGAAAGAAGAAATGGGAGAAGCGAAGGTCATTGCGACCGGCGGCTTAGCCCGATTAATCAGCGAGGAATCCACGATGATTGAGGTCGTCGATCCATTCTTGACGTTAGATGGATTACGGATTATCTACGAACGAAATAAGTGA